Proteins encoded within one genomic window of Eurosta solidaginis isolate ZX-2024a chromosome 1, ASM4086904v1, whole genome shotgun sequence:
- the TrpRS gene encoding tryptophan--tRNA ligase, cytoplasmic, whose product MDTTESSAVAEGVDALTLTNNAGDAKVDNVLNGVEATEYDGDGDGGDVVDPWNVASSNERGIDYDKLIKRFGSSKIDEELIARLEKIIGKPVHHFIRRGIFFSHRDFHAILTLKEQGKPFYLYTGRGPSSGSLHIGHLIPFYMAKWLQETFDVPLVIQLTDDEKSLWKDLKIEDAIKLAHENAKDIIAIGFDSEKTFIFNDLDFIGKCPAMYQNMIRIQKCVTFNQVKGIFGFGDSDIIGKISFPAVQAAPALSSTFPFIFTGKKPVHCLIPCAIDQDPYFRMTRDVAPRLGYPKCALLHSSFFPALQGAKSKMSASDQNSAVFLTDTPKQIKNKINKYAFSGGRTTVEEHRQLGGNTDVDVAFQLLKFFLEDDAKLEEVRVAYTKGELLTGELKKLAIEVVSPIVEEHQKARKALTDESLAKYFEIRPLKFTH is encoded by the exons ATGGATACGACTGAATCTTCGGCTGTAGCAGAAGGTGTTGATGCCCTAACGCTGACTAATAATGCTGGCGACGCTAAAGTGGACAATGTGCTAAACGGTGTGGAAGCAACTGAATATGATGGCGATGGTGATGGTGGTGACGTTGTCGATCCATGGAATGTTGCTAGCAGCAATGAAAGAGGCATAGATTATGACAAATTAataa AACGATTTGGTTCGTCGAAAATTGATGAAGAACTAATTGCACGTTTAGAAAAAATAATAGGCAAACCAGTGCATCATTTTATACGTCGGGGCATTTTCTTTTCGCATCGTGATTTTCATGCAATTTTGACCTTAAAGGAACAGGGAAAAccattttatttatatactggGCGTGGACCAAGCTCAGGCTCATTGCATATTGGGCATTTAATACCATTTTATATGGCAAA atgGTTACAAGAAACATTCGATGTGCCATTGGTGATACAATTGACTGATGATGAGAAGTCATTATGGAAGGATCTAAAAATCGAAGATGCAATTAAATTGGCTCATGAGAATGCCAAAGATATAATTGCTATTGGTTTTGATTCCGAAAAAACCTTCATTTTCAACGACTTGGATTTCATTGG TAAATGCCCTGCAATGTATCAAAATATGATACGTATACAAAAATGTGTTACATTCAATCAAGTTAAAGGCATATTTGGATTTGGTGATTCTGATATAATTGGAAAAATTAGTTTTCCTGCTGTACAAGCTGCTCCAGCCCTCTCTAGCACATTTCCTTTTATATTTACTGGCAAGAAACCTGTACACTGCCTTATACCGTGTGCAATCGATCAAGATCCTTATTTTCGTATGACTCGTGATGTGGCGCCCCGTTTGGGATATCCAAAATGCGCTCTCCTGCATTCAAGCTTTTTCCCCGCATTACAAGGAGCAAAATCTAAAATGTCAGCAAGTGATCAGAATTCTGCTGTATTTCTCACCGATAcaccaaaacaaataaaaaataaaattaataaatatgcaTTCTCTGGGGGACGTACCACAGTTGAAGAACATCGACAATTGGGCGGTAATACAGATGTTGATGTTGCATTCCAATTATTGAAATTTTTCTTGGAAGATGATGCAAAATTAGAGGAGGTGCGTGTGGCATATACAAAAGGTGAATTGCTAACGGGCGAATTAAAAAAGCTTGCGATAGAAGTTGTTAGTCCCATTGTTGAGGAGCATCAAAAGGCGAGAAAAGCTTTGACGGATGAATCACTGGCTAAATACTTTGAAATACGTCCATTAAAATTTACTCATTAA